Genomic DNA from Desulfomonilaceae bacterium:
CTGAACTTCGGAGTGAAGCTGGTTCAGGGTACGCCGGATGAAGTCAGAAACCATCCTCAGGTGCTCGAAGCCTATCTTGGACAGGATTAGGACCATTTAATCAATATGACAAGTTCACGCTGAATCAAGATCGAAGAAAAGCGGAGCCATGCTCGAATTACGAAACGTTGAAATCTATTATGGCAAAATTATGGTGGTCAGAGGCCTGTCTCTAAAAGTGGAACAAGGCCAGATTCGAGCCATTCTTGGCGCTAACGGAGCCGGCAAGAGTTCTACTCTCAAGACCATTATGGGTTACATCGAGGACCAGCCCGAAAAGGGCTCGATCTGGTTCGAGGGAAAACGCATCGATGGTATGAAAACCGAAAAAATAGTTCCCCTCGGAATAGCCTACGTTCCCGAAGGGAGAGAAGTTTTTCCGGAACTTACGGTCAAAGAAAACCTGATGATGGGCGCCTATACCAGGAGAGACAGGGATATAGACACCGACTTGCAACAAGTTTTTAGTTATTTCAAAGTGCTGAAAGACAGGCTGAAACAATTAGCAGGAACACTCTCCGGTGGAGAGCAGCAAATGCTTTCGATCGCTCGAGCCCTGATGTCCAGACCCAAGCTGATGATTCTCGATGAGCCGTCTCTTGGACTGTCCCCTTTGTTGGTCTCGGAAATATTCGACATCATAAAATCCATAAACCGCGCCGGCGCCACTATCCTTCTGGTGGAACAAAACGCTCGTAAAGCGTTGTCCATAGCGGATCACGCGTTTATCATGGAATCCGGACGAATCGTGC
This window encodes:
- a CDS encoding ABC transporter ATP-binding protein; amino-acid sequence: MLELRNVEIYYGKIMVVRGLSLKVEQGQIRAILGANGAGKSSTLKTIMGYIEDQPEKGSIWFEGKRIDGMKTEKIVPLGIAYVPEGREVFPELTVKENLMMGAYTRRDRDIDTDLQQVFSYFKVLKDRLKQLAGTLSGGEQQMLSIARALMSRPKLMILDEPSLGLSPLLVSEIFDIIKSINRAGATILLVEQNARKALSIADHAFIMESGRIVLEGTPEKLSENEDVQEFYLGVKQETSVKGFQRYKRKKRWR